The following coding sequences lie in one Arabidopsis thaliana chromosome 3, partial sequence genomic window:
- the VRN5 gene encoding Fibronectin type III domain-containing protein (VERNALIZATION 5 (VRN5); FUNCTIONS IN: molecular_function unknown; INVOLVED IN: histone methylation, chromatin modification, vernalization response, regulation of flower development; LOCATED IN: chloroplast; EXPRESSED IN: 25 plant structures; EXPRESSED DURING: 15 growth stages; CONTAINS InterPro DOMAIN/s: Protein of unknown function DUF1423, plant (InterPro:IPR004082), Fibronectin, type III-like fold (InterPro:IPR008957), Fibronectin, type III (InterPro:IPR003961); BEST Arabidopsis thaliana protein match is: Fibronectin type III domain-containing protein (TAIR:AT5G57380.1); Has 273 Blast hits to 232 proteins in 29 species: Archae - 0; Bacteria - 4; Metazoa - 3; Fungi - 0; Plants - 265; Viruses - 1; Other Eukaryotes - 0 (source: NCBI BLink).), producing the protein MDSSSTKSKISHSRKTNKKSNKKHESNGKQQQQQDVDGGGGCLRSSWICKNASCRANVPKEDSFCKRCSCCVCHNFDENKDPSLWLVCEPEKSDDVEFCGLSCHIECAFREVKVGVIALGNLMKLDGCFCCYSCGKVSQILGCWKKQLVAAKEARRRDGLCYRIDLGYRLLNGTSRFSELHEIVRAAKSMLEDEVGPLDGPTARTDRGIVSRLPVAANVQELCTSAIKKAGELSANAGRDLVPAACRFHFEDIAPKQVTLRLIELPSAVEYDVKGYKLWYFKKGEMPEDDLFVDCSRTERRMVISDLEPCTEYTFRVVSYTEAGIFGHSNAMCFTKSVEILKPVDGKEKRTIDLVGNAQPSDREEKSSISSRFQIGQLGKYVQLAEAQEEGLLEAFYNVDTEKICEPPEEELPPRRPHGFDLNVVSVPDLNEEFTPPDSSGGEDNGVPLNSLAEADGGDHDDNCDDAVSNGRRKNNNDCLVISDGSGDDTGFDFLMTRKRKAISDSNDSENHECDSSSIDDTLEKCVKVIRWLEREGHIKTTFRVRFLTWFSMSSTAQEQSVVSTFVQTLEDDPGSLAGQLVDAFTDVVSTKRPNNGVMTSH; encoded by the exons ATGGATTCATCATCGACGAAATCGAAGATCTCACATTCACGCAAGACGaacaaaaagtcaaacaaGAAGCACGAATCAAAtgggaaacaacaacaacaacaagacgtcgatggtggtggtgggtgTTTGAGATCATCATGGATCTGCAAGAATGCATCGTGTAGAGCTAATGTGCCTAAAGAAGATTCCTTTTGCAAGAGATGTTCTTGTTGTGTTTGTCATAATTTCGATGAAAACAAGGATCCTAGTCTTTGGTTAGTTTGTGAGCCTGAGAAATCTGATGATGTTGAGTTCTGTGGCTTATCGTGTCACATTGAGTGTGCTTTTCGAGAAGTCAAAGTTGGTGTTATTGCTCTTGGGAATCTGATGAAGCTTGAtggttgtttttgttgctaCTCATGTGGCAAAGTTTCTCAAATTCTTGG ATGTTGGAAAAAGCAGCTTGTGGCAGCAAAGGAAGCACGACGACGTGATGGACTGTGTTATAGAATAGATTTGGGTTATAGACTGTTGAATGGGACTAGTCGGTTTAGTGAATTGCATGAGATTGTTAGAGCTGCTAAGTCTATGCTGGAGGATGAAGTTGGACCTCTTGATGGACCTACTGCTAGAACTGATAGAGGCATTGTTAGTAGGCTTCCTGTTGCAGCTAATGTGCAAGAGCTTTGCACTTCTGCAATTAAAAAGGCAGGGGAGTTGTCAGCCAATGCAGGTAGAG ATTTAGTTCCAGCTGCGTGCAGGTTTCATTTCGAAGATATTGCACCAAAGCAAGTGACTCTTCGTCTGATTGAGCTACCTAGTGCTGTAGAATATGATGTTAAGGGTTACAAGTTATGGTATTTCAAGAAAGGAGAGATGCCTGAGGATGATTTATTTGTTGATTGCAGTAGAACTGAGAGGAGGATGGTGATATCTGACCTTGAGCCTTGCACGGAGTACACATTCCGTGTTGTCTCTTACACAGAAGCTGGTATATTTGGCCATTCGAACGCTATGTGCTTTACGAAGAGCGTTGAGATATTGAAACCAGTGGATGGTAAGGAAAAGAGAACAATTGATTTAGTAGGTAACGCTCAGCCCTCAGATAGAGAGGAGAAAAGTAGCATTTCCTCAAGATTTCAAATTGGGCAACTTGGGAAGTATGTGCAGTTGGCTGAAGCTCAGGAGGAAGGCTTGCTTGAAGCGTTTTACAATGTAGATACTGAGAAAATTTGTGAGCCGCCAGAGGAAGAATTGCCACCTCGAAGGCCACATGGGTTTGATCTAAATGTAGTTTCAGTGCCAGACTTGAATGAGGAGTTCACTCCACCTGATTCTTCTGGAGGTGAAGACAATGGAGTGCCGCTAAATTCGCTTGCTGAGGCTGATGGTGGTGATCATGATGATAACTGTGATGATGCTGTGTCTAACGGTAGACGGAAGAACAACAACGACTGCTTGGTTATATCAGATGGAAGTGGTGATGATACCGGATTTGATTTCCTCATGACCAGGAAGAGGAAAGCAATTTCAGACAGTAATGACTCAGAGAACCACGAGTGTGACAGTTCGTCGATTGATGACACTCTTGAGAAATGTGTGAAGGTGATCAGGTGGCTGGAGCGTGAAGGCCACATTAAAACAACATTCAGGGTCAGGTTCTTGACATGGTTCAGCATGAGCTCAACCGCTCAGGAGCAATCTGTTGTGAGCACATTTGTGCAGACTTTAGAGGATGATCCAGGTAGCCTTGCTGGCCAACTTGTCGACGCATTTACTGATGTTGTCTCCACCAAAAGGCCAAACAATGGAGTAATGACCTCACATTGA
- a CDS encoding alpha/beta-Hydrolases superfamily protein (alpha/beta-Hydrolases superfamily protein; FUNCTIONS IN: hydrolase activity; INVOLVED IN: biological_process unknown; LOCATED IN: endomembrane system; EXPRESSED IN: guard cell; CONTAINS InterPro DOMAIN/s: Alpha/beta hydrolase fold-1 (InterPro:IPR000073); BEST Arabidopsis thaliana protein match is: alpha/beta-Hydrolases superfamily protein (TAIR:AT4G37470.1); Has 7600 Blast hits to 7598 proteins in 1433 species: Archae - 43; Bacteria - 6108; Metazoa - 134; Fungi - 45; Plants - 270; Viruses - 2; Other Eukaryotes - 998 (source: NCBI BLink).), whose amino-acid sequence MVVNQKISGLASAMNAKIIGSGERSMVLAHGFGGDQSVWDKIIPVLSQSFKVLVFDWLFSGAIKDQTLYDPSKYNSLDVFSDDLIALMEELKFGPVVFVGHSMSGVIGCAASIKRPDLFTNLLLIAASPRYINSEDYKGGFESKDIDTIITSIGSNYEAWAVDFSSFVVDSRDSLSVQRFEKSLKKMKPETALALAKIVFGSDEREILGQVSVPCHVIQPGNDVVVPVSVAYFMQEKIKGKSTVEIIEDAIGHFPQMTSHLELLGVMRRLLEF is encoded by the exons ATGGTGGTTAATCAGAAGATATCCGGCCTTGCATCCGCTATGAACGCCAAAATCATCGGTTCAGGAGAGAGATCGATGGTCTTGGCACACGGTTTCGGAGGCGACCAGTCGGTTTGGGATAAAATAATACCGGTCTTGTCCCAATCCTTCAAAGTTTTGGTCTTTGACTGGCTTTTCTCTGGAGCCATTAAAGATCAAACTCTCTATGACCCTTCAAAGTATAACTCCTTAGACGTCTTCTCTGACGATCTCATTGCTCTTATGGAGGAGTTGAAGTTTGGCCCTGTCGTGTTCGTAGGCCATTCCATGTCGGGGGTGATCGGTTGTGCTGCTTCTATTAAAAGGCCCGACTTGTTTACAAATCTTCTCCTTATTGCTGCTTCTCCAAG GTATATAAACAGTGAGGATTACAAAGGAGGGTTTGAGTCAAAAGACATTGACACGATCATTACCAGCATTGGCTCCAACTACGAAGCTTGGGCGGTTGATTTCTCCTCATTCGTGGTCGACTCGAGAGACTCTCTCTCGGTCCAAAGGTTCGAGAAGTCCCTTAAGAAGATGAAGCCCGAGACAGCTCTTGCCTTAGCTAAGATAGTGTTTGGTAGCgacgagagagagattttgggaCAAGTGTCAGTGCCTTGCCATGTCATACAACCAGGAAACGACGTCGTAGTGCCTGTCTCCGTCGCATACTTCATGCAGGAGAAGATTAAGGGGAAATCGACAGTGGAGATCATCGAGGACGCGATCGGGCATTTTCCACAGATGACATCACATTTGGAGCTGCTTGGCGTCATGAGGCGCCTCCTTGAGTTTTAA
- the HCF101 gene encoding ATP binding protein (HIGH-CHLOROPHYLL-FLUORESCENCE 101 (HCF101); FUNCTIONS IN: ATP binding; INVOLVED IN: oxidation reduction; LOCATED IN: chloroplast; EXPRESSED IN: 22 plant structures; EXPRESSED DURING: 13 growth stages; CONTAINS InterPro DOMAIN/s: Mrp, conserved site (InterPro:IPR000808), Gamma-butyrobetaine dioxygenase/Trimethyllysine dioxygenase, N-terminal (InterPro:IPR010376), Protein of unknown function DUF59 (InterPro:IPR002744), ATPase-like, ParA/MinD (InterPro:IPR019591); BEST Arabidopsis thaliana protein match is: IND1(iron-sulfur protein required for NADH dehydrogenase)-like (TAIR:AT4G19540.1); Has 16372 Blast hits to 16340 proteins in 2775 species: Archae - 600; Bacteria - 10162; Metazoa - 436; Fungi - 428; Plants - 202; Viruses - 0; Other Eukaryotes - 4544 (source: NCBI BLink).) translates to MPLLHPQSLRHPSFEIQTQRRSNSTTRLLLSHKFLHSQASIISISRTRILKRVSQNLSVAKAASAQASSSVGESVAQTSEKDVLKALSQIIDPDFGTDIVSCGFVKDLGINEALGEVSFRLELTTPACPVKDMFENKANEVVAALPWVKKVNVTMSAQPAKPIFAGQLPFGLSRISNIIAVSSCKGGVGKSTVAVNLAYTLAGMGARVGIFDADVYGPSLPTMVNPESRILEMNPEKKTIIPTEYMGVKLVSFGFAGQGRAIMRGPMVSGVINQLLTTTEWGELDYLVIDMPPGTGDIQLTLCQVAPLTAAVIVTTPQKLAFIDVAKGVRMFSKLKVPCVAVVENMCHFDADGKRYYPFGKGSGSEVVKQFGIPHLFDLPIRPTLSASGDSGTPEVVSDPLSDVARTFQDLGVCVVQQCAKIRQQVSTAVTYDKYLKAIRVKVPNSDEEFLLHPATVRRNDRSAQSVDEWTGEQKVLYGDVAEDIEPEDIRPMGNYAVSITWPDGFSQIAPYDQLEEIERLVDVPPLSPVEV, encoded by the exons ATGCCGCTTCTTCATCCACAGTCGTTGCGGCATCCTTCTTTCGAGATTCAGAcccaaagaagaagcaattcCACAACAAGATTGCTTCTTTCTCACAAGTTTCTCCATTCTCAAGCTTCCATTATCTCAATCTCCAGGACAAGAATCCTCAAACGGGTCTCTCAGAATCTCTCTGTAGCTAAAGCTGCTTCAGCTCAAG CTAGTAGTAGTGTTGGTGAGAGTGTTGCTCAAACATCAGAAAAAGATGTGTTGAAGGCTCTGTCTCAGATTATTGATCCTGATTTTGGGACAGATATTGTTTCTTGTGGTTTTGTGAAAGATTTGGGGATTAATGAAGCTTTGGGTGag GTTTCGTTCCGTTTGGAGCTGACAACACCCGCATGTCCAGTCAAAGACATG TTTGAGAACAAGGCAAATGAGGTAGTTGCAGCCCTTCCATGGGTGAAGAAGGTAAATGTGACAATGTCAGCACAACCAGCCAAGCCCATTTTTGCAGGGCAGCTTCCCTTTGGATTATCAAGAATTTCGAACATCATCGCTGTTTCTAGTTGCAAG GGTGGTGTTGGGAAATCAACAGTAGCTGTAAATCTTGCTTATACATTAGCTGGTATGGGTGCTAGAGTTGGTATCTTTGATGCTGATGTCTATGGTCCAAGTCTACCAACCATGGTCAATCCTGAGAGCCGTATATTGGAAATG AACCCGGAGAAGAAGACCATCATTCCAACAGAATACATGGGCGTCAAGCTAGTCTCATTTGGATTTGCAGGACAAGGGCGTGCCATTATGAGAGGTCCTATGGTGTCTGGTGTTATAAACCAACTCCTTACAACAACTGAATG GGGAGAGCTGGACTATCTTGTTATCGACATGCCTCCTGGAACTGGTGATATACAACTGACCTTATGCCAG GTTGCGCCATTGACAGCAGCGGTAATTGTCACCACCCCTCAAAAGTTGGCGTTTATTGATGTTGCAAAAGGTGTAAGGATGTTCTCAAAACTTAAG GTGCCTTGCGTTGCTGTTGTGGAGAATATGTGCCACTTTGACGCTGATGGGAAACGTTATTACCCTTTTGGGAAAGGTTCAGGTTCTGAG GTGGTCAAGCAATTCGGCATACCTCACCTCTTTGACCTCCCCATTAGACCAACG TTATCTGCTTCGGGGGATAGCGGAACTCCTGAAGTAGTGTCGGATCCTCTAAGTGACGTTGCCAGAACGTTCCAGGATCTTGGTGTATGTGTAGTGCAACAATGCGCCAAGATACGCCAGCAAG TATCAACGGCCGTGACATACGACAAGTATCTCAAGGCAATTAGAGTGAAGGTACCAAACTCAGACGAAGAGTTCTTACTGCACCCTGCAACCGTCAGAAGAAATGATAGATCTGCACAAAGTGTG GATGAATGGACTGGAGAGCAAAAAGTTCTATATGGCGATGTAGCGGAAGATATCGAACCTGAGGACATACGACCAATGGGAAACTACGCTGTCTCGATAACCTGGCCCGACGGGTTTAGCCAg ATTGCTCCATATGACCAGTTGGAAGAAATTGAAAGGCTAGTAGATGTTCCTCCATTGTCTCCAGTCGAAGTCTAG
- the VRN5 gene encoding Fibronectin type III domain-containing protein, protein MDSSSTKSKISHSRKTNKKSNKKHESNGKQQQQQDVDGGGGCLRSSWICKNASCRANVPKEDSFCKRCSCCVCHNFDENKDPSLWLVCEPEKSDDVEFCGLSCHIECAFREVKVGVIALGNLMKLDGCFCCYSCGKVSQILGCWKKQLVAAKEARRRDGLCYRIDLGYRLLNGTSRFSELHEIVRAAKSMLEDEVGPLDGPTARTDRGIVSRLPVAANVQELCTSAIKKAGELSANADLVPAACRFHFEDIAPKQVTLRLIELPSAVEYDVKGYKLWYFKKGEMPEDDLFVDCSRTERRMVISDLEPCTEYTFRVVSYTEAGIFGHSNAMCFTKSVEILKPVDGKEKRTIDLVGNAQPSDREEKSSISSRFQIGQLGKYVQLAEAQEEGLLEAFYNVDTEKICEPPEEELPPRRPHGFDLNVVSVPDLNEEFTPPDSSGGEDNGVPLNSLAEADGGDHDDNCDDAVSNGRRKNNNDCLVISDGSGDDTGFDFLMTRKRKAISDSNDSENHECDSSSIDDTLEKCVKVIRWLEREGHIKTTFRVRFLTWFSMSSTAQEQSVVSTFVQTLEDDPGSLAGQLVDAFTDVVSTKRPNNGVMTSH, encoded by the exons ATGGATTCATCATCGACGAAATCGAAGATCTCACATTCACGCAAGACGaacaaaaagtcaaacaaGAAGCACGAATCAAAtgggaaacaacaacaacaacaagacgtcgatggtggtggtgggtgTTTGAGATCATCATGGATCTGCAAGAATGCATCGTGTAGAGCTAATGTGCCTAAAGAAGATTCCTTTTGCAAGAGATGTTCTTGTTGTGTTTGTCATAATTTCGATGAAAACAAGGATCCTAGTCTTTGGTTAGTTTGTGAGCCTGAGAAATCTGATGATGTTGAGTTCTGTGGCTTATCGTGTCACATTGAGTGTGCTTTTCGAGAAGTCAAAGTTGGTGTTATTGCTCTTGGGAATCTGATGAAGCTTGAtggttgtttttgttgctaCTCATGTGGCAAAGTTTCTCAAATTCTTGG ATGTTGGAAAAAGCAGCTTGTGGCAGCAAAGGAAGCACGACGACGTGATGGACTGTGTTATAGAATAGATTTGGGTTATAGACTGTTGAATGGGACTAGTCGGTTTAGTGAATTGCATGAGATTGTTAGAGCTGCTAAGTCTATGCTGGAGGATGAAGTTGGACCTCTTGATGGACCTACTGCTAGAACTGATAGAGGCATTGTTAGTAGGCTTCCTGTTGCAGCTAATGTGCAAGAGCTTTGCACTTCTGCAATTAAAAAGGCAGGGGAGTTGTCAGCCAATGCAG ATTTAGTTCCAGCTGCGTGCAGGTTTCATTTCGAAGATATTGCACCAAAGCAAGTGACTCTTCGTCTGATTGAGCTACCTAGTGCTGTAGAATATGATGTTAAGGGTTACAAGTTATGGTATTTCAAGAAAGGAGAGATGCCTGAGGATGATTTATTTGTTGATTGCAGTAGAACTGAGAGGAGGATGGTGATATCTGACCTTGAGCCTTGCACGGAGTACACATTCCGTGTTGTCTCTTACACAGAAGCTGGTATATTTGGCCATTCGAACGCTATGTGCTTTACGAAGAGCGTTGAGATATTGAAACCAGTGGATGGTAAGGAAAAGAGAACAATTGATTTAGTAGGTAACGCTCAGCCCTCAGATAGAGAGGAGAAAAGTAGCATTTCCTCAAGATTTCAAATTGGGCAACTTGGGAAGTATGTGCAGTTGGCTGAAGCTCAGGAGGAAGGCTTGCTTGAAGCGTTTTACAATGTAGATACTGAGAAAATTTGTGAGCCGCCAGAGGAAGAATTGCCACCTCGAAGGCCACATGGGTTTGATCTAAATGTAGTTTCAGTGCCAGACTTGAATGAGGAGTTCACTCCACCTGATTCTTCTGGAGGTGAAGACAATGGAGTGCCGCTAAATTCGCTTGCTGAGGCTGATGGTGGTGATCATGATGATAACTGTGATGATGCTGTGTCTAACGGTAGACGGAAGAACAACAACGACTGCTTGGTTATATCAGATGGAAGTGGTGATGATACCGGATTTGATTTCCTCATGACCAGGAAGAGGAAAGCAATTTCAGACAGTAATGACTCAGAGAACCACGAGTGTGACAGTTCGTCGATTGATGACACTCTTGAGAAATGTGTGAAGGTGATCAGGTGGCTGGAGCGTGAAGGCCACATTAAAACAACATTCAGGGTCAGGTTCTTGACATGGTTCAGCATGAGCTCAACCGCTCAGGAGCAATCTGTTGTGAGCACATTTGTGCAGACTTTAGAGGATGATCCAGGTAGCCTTGCTGGCCAACTTGTCGACGCATTTACTGATGTTGTCTCCACCAAAAGGCCAAACAATGGAGTAATGACCTCACATTGA